A single Chiloscyllium punctatum isolate Juve2018m chromosome 26, sChiPun1.3, whole genome shotgun sequence DNA region contains:
- the cenpn gene encoding centromere protein N produces MDATEYLIKVLSRFRISDFPKLLKSWDFLSASQLQEINFKEYTRKDLILEIAALCEGNGVTLNQIADLDMIYYCTYPQKKRWSSYQMFRSKGGEEATLFDFGHFKKTFERNLKMLIRNVMVNFLEYGEAVWIRIAWGKHHSPPNQQRAAYAVYYPHTPYVFMANIVAQYRVYLSQALVVATEHNMLKELDLRGRCLDSLRAITLKRFNPALSMHHRKALQQINTNQESVQDQRIIIENLREKEDAKRLTFATFGEGSLPKLEEVHYRLQTVFKDEHNMGLLSDRRKPFRCVAKFSSPNILESLRALPALGIADVPISTMFSSIPEKGKNYFKIMDKRTGGPNTSGP; encoded by the exons ATGGATGCAACAGAATACCTGATTAAAGTGCTGTCAAGGTTTCGAATAAGTGACTTCCCCAAGTTACTGAAATCCTGGGATTTTCTGTCTGCAAGTCAACTTCAAGAAATAAACTTCAAGGAGTATACAAGAAAAGACCTAATTTTGGAGATAGCTGCACTCTGTGAG GGCAATGGAGTAACCCTAAATCAGATAGCAGATTTGGATATGATTT ATTATTGTACATACCCTCAGAAGAAAAGATGGAGTTCCTACCAAATGTTTAGGTCAAAAG GTGGTGAGGAAGCAACTTTATTTGATTTTGGACACTTCAAAAAAACATTTGAAAGAAATCTCAAAATGCTCATTAGAAAT GTCATGGTCAACTTTTTGGAATATGGGGAAGCAGTTTGGATCCGAATTGCATGGGGCAAACATCACTCCCCACCTAACCAGCAACGGGCTGCCTATGCAGTGTACTACCCACATACCCCTTATGTTTTCATGGCTAATATTGTTGCACAGTACAGGGTGTATCTTTCTCAG GCACTGGTTGTTGCTACCGAGCATAACATGCTCAAAGAATTGGATCTACGAGGACGTTGTTTGGACTCCCTTCGAGCCATTACTCTTAAAAGATTTAATCCG gCACTTTCTATGCACCACAGGAAAGCACTCCAACAGATAAACACCAATCAGGAATCTG TACAAGATCAGAGGATCATCATAGAAAATCTCAGAGAGAAGGAAGATGCCAAAAGATTAACATTTGCAACTTTTGGTGAAGGATCGCTCCCAAAACTGGAGGAGGTTCATTACAGA TTACAAACTGTTTTTAAGGATGAACACAACATGGGGCTGTTATCAGACAGAAGAAAACCATTCCGATGTGTGGCAAAGTTTTCCAGTCCAAATATCCTTGAGTCATTGAGAGCACTTCCAGCACTTG GGATTGCTGATGTTCCCATTTCAACCATGTTCAGCAGTATaccagaaaagggaaagaattatTTCAAAATAATGGATAAAAGGACGGGTGGACCGAATACATCAGGCCCTTAA
- the atmin gene encoding ATM interactor, with protein MAARVVGGRENGQPPLPPPGKLTPPPPSAQVVIAAVGGQPSSCQMIWPSVSELSREVRTNILCTVKGCGKILPNPPALSMHLVKSHRVQDCSINPTIKKDLKSSVQKLYCCPIEGCPRGPNRPFTQFALVKQHFMKIHAEKKHKCDKCSNSYGTEWDLKRHAEDCGRIFQCTCGCPYASRPALLSHIYRTGHEIPAEHRDPPRKKRKNEWPNQNCLNQVAKVKQEIQVVQDPTEMNKRTCIKNSCGDDCIKQPPAKQIQKLLLPKPRVALVKLPVMHLTHLPVILSSGTSVDNSVKSIVVAVDDQGSILSTMHILPPSVETVTPSMEVKGLSFKGGLPTSKVTSVMMVEPVSTAVQINVDSGFVNNQAFPSLGDIGSKNKFNSTNVQTEVSYLAQNTAPESLATCYSTENTVSACAQTDLSISAQVLLPVSVQTQTFEPDMKITTSISAQTDSFGQTCFPLFGVSRKTQTSLVNSAHDESSAVQALINTSNHEDIFDHSLVSSYSVCTQTQTNFPLDAGGMNQKLSHDDLLQSSKSAVEFHINSTLLQQNPMTDNQTQTINLFNDLENILSESIANHSLENRGLLSDASESMTSSQAHSAGIDFDIEFLSASNIQTQTEENEFGTLQTESALESLDIETQTDFLFSDHPAQAYNGRGQSTYLGLEMFDTQTQTDFNFLIDSSTHLPLDSILKQSSLSLSAESSGTKIQTGNVCYRNNLNCASESQVQLNCTETQTTFENLSSLFFTSNETQTVMDDFLLADTAWNTMESHFSSVETQTCDEIFSLFRNTDKNSD; from the exons ATGGCGGCGCGTGtggtgggagggcgagagaatggGCAGCCGCCTCTACCTCCACCGGGGAAACTAACGCCACCACCTCCTTCTGCTCAAGTGGTTATTGCCGCCGTTGGCGGCCAGCCCTCGAGTTGCCAGATGATTTGGCCGTCAGTCAGTGAGCTGAGCCGGGAGGTGCGGACCAATATCCTGTGCACGGTGAAGGGCTGCGGCAAAATCCTGCCGAACCCGCCGGCCCTCAGCATGCACCTGGTCAAATCACACAGGGTGCAG GACTGCAGCATTAATCCAACAATTAAGAAGGATCTGAAGTCATCTGTTCAGAAACTGTATTGCTGCCCCATTGAAGGTTGTCCAAGAGGACCGAACAGACCGTTTACCCAGTTTGCCCTTGTTAAGCAG CACTTTATGAAAATTCATGCTGAAAAGAAACATAAGTGTGACAAATGTAGTAACTCGTATGGCACAGAATGGGACTTGAAACGACATGCTGAGGATTGTGGGAGGATCTTTCAGTGCACTTGTGGGTGTCCTTACGCCAGCAGaccagcactgctgtctcacatttACAGAACTGGACATGAAATCCCTGCTGAGCACCG GGATCCACCAcgtaagaagagaaaaaatgagtGGCCAAATCAGAATTGCTTGAACCAGGTAGCAAAAGTGAAGCAGGAAATCCAGGTGGTTCAAGATCCAACAGAGATGAACAAAAGAACCTGCATCAAAAACTCCTGCGGAGATGATTGCATTAAGCAGCCTCCTGCCAAACAAATTCAGAAGTTGTTGTTACCAAAGCCCAGGGTTGCACTTGTTAAACTTCCTGTAATGCACTTAACACATTTACCAGTTATTTTATCTTCGGGCACATCCGTGGATAATTCAGTCAAGTCCATTGTTGTTGCTGTTGACGATCAAGGATCTATTCTAAGCACAATGCATATTTTGCCTCCTTCAGTGGAAACTGTGACACCGTCTATGGAAGTGAAAGGGTTAAGTTTTAAAGGTGGTCTCCCCACCTCCAAGGTGACTAGCGTCATGATGGTTGAACCAGTCAGTACTGCAGTGCAAATCAACGTGGATTCAGGTTTTGTCAATAACCAAGCTTTTCCTTCACTTGGAGACATAGGCAGTAAAAACAAATTTAACTCCACAAATGTTCAGACAGAGGTATCATACCTTGCACAGAACACAGCACCAGAATCTCTAGCTACATGCTACTCTACAGAGAATACTGTGTCGGCTTGTGCACAGACTGATCTGAGTATCAGCGCTCAAGTTTTGCTACCCGTAAGTGTCCAAACGCAAACTTTTGAACCAGACATGAAAATCACTACGTCAATAAGTGCTCAGACAGATTCGTTTGGTCAGACTTGTTTTCCATTGTTTGGTGTTTCAAGGAAAACGCAAACTAGTTTGGTGAATTCTGCTCATGATGAAAGCTCTGCAGTTCAAGCACTAATTAACACAAGTAATCATGAAGACATTTTTGACCATTCTTTAGTTTCCTCATATAGTGTTTGTACACAGACTCAAACTAATTTCCCTCTGGATGCAGGAGGCATGAACCAAAAGTTATCTCATGATGATCTCTTACAGAGCTCTAAATCAGCTGTTGAATTTCACATTAACTCCACTTTACTTCAACAGAATCCTATGACTGACAATCAAACTCAGACAATTAACCTGTTTAATGACTTGGAAAATATCCTGTCAGAAAGCATAGCCAATCATTCATTAGAAAATCGTGGTCTTTTATCCGATGCCTCTGAGAGTATGACAAGCAGCCAGGCACACAGCGCGGGTATTGACTTTGATATTGAATTTTTATCTGCAAGcaacatacaaacacagacagaagAGAATGAATTTGGTACTTTGCAAACAGAGTCTGCTTTGGAATCTCTGGATATCGAGACTCAGACTGACTTCTTGTTTTCAGACCATCCTGCTCAAGCAtacaatggcaggggacagtCCACTTATTTAGGGCTAGAAATGTTTGATACGCAGACTCAGACAGACTTCAATTTCTTGATAGATAGCAGTACGCATCTGCCTCTGGACAGTATTTTGAAACAGTCCAGTTTATCTTTAAGTGCagagtcctctggtaccaaaatTCAGACTGGTAATGTATGTTATAGAAATAATTTGAATTGTGCCTCTGAAAGCCAAGTCCAGTTAAACTGCACTGAAACACAGACTACCTTTGAAAACCTCAGCAGTCTATTCTTCACTAGCAATGAAACACAGACCGTAATGGATGACTTTCTGTTGGCAGATACGGCATGGAACACAATGGAATCACATTTCAGCTCAGTGGAAACACAAACATGCGATGAAATCTTTTCCTTGTTTCGAAATACTGATAAAAACAGTGACTGA